A section of the Phaseolus vulgaris cultivar G19833 chromosome 8, P. vulgaris v2.0, whole genome shotgun sequence genome encodes:
- the LOC137824471 gene encoding protein SOB FIVE-LIKE 3-like: MDSFKQIWGGAEGCSSSESGWTMYIASPMQEDDAGCSNENYGYHDIYGENRRKKQGAKVDDAESDDSMASDASSGPVHYHHAYGHSQTSHGTAASKKDKQDHGSKCSKKNANKQEKKRVDSRSKK, encoded by the coding sequence ATGGATTCTTTTAAACAAATCTGGGGTGGTGCAGAAGGATGTAGCAGTAGTGAATCTGGTTGGACTATGTATATTGCCTCTCCCATGCAGGAAGATGATGCTGGATGCAGCAATGAAAATTATGGATATCATGACATCTATGGTGAGAACAGGAGAAAGAAGCAAGGGGCCAAAGTAGATGATGCAGAAAGTGATGATTCAATGGCTTCAGATGCTTCTTCAGGTCCTGTTCATTATCACCATGCCTATGGTCACAGCCAAACTAGTCATGGCACCGCGGCCTCTAAGAAAGATAAACAAGATCATGGAAGCAAGTGTTCGAAGAAGAATGCAAACAAACAGGAGAAGAAACGCGTTGACAGCAGAagtaaaaaatga